In the Spartinivicinus ruber genome, CCCAAGGATAGTGGCTTTCACTTTCTTGTGGGGCAGGTTCTTTTTGTCCATCTGCAGCAGCGTTTGCAAATTTTTCAATAGCAGACTCATCAACAGCATTTTTGTCTGCAAGTGCTTTATTTTGGTTTTTAATTTTATCTTTGATATCAAGCAGCGAGCTCATGACCTGCTATCTCCTGAAGTAAAAGCTGGATACAGGCTTTTGCATTGTTAGTAGGCATTTCTAATACACTTCTGCCTTCGTCTAATGCATCGCGAAAAACTTTTAGTTCTCTAATGACCACATTAGATAGCTCTAAATAGTCACTGATGTCTTTATCCCCTAATAACTCTTTAGCACGTTTTAGCTCTCTGCCTCCGGGGATGTTTGGGGCTCTAGATATAATTGCTTTGCTAGTTAGCGTAGGGTTGTAGTCTTTTGCCTCAGCTATATTTGTACATAAATCGGGCAGTGTTTCTAAGTCGGCCCTTGATACTTGAAAGGGAACATAAAACAAGTTGGCTACAGTTAGTGCGGTACGAAATGCCCTTGAGTCCCAGCCTCCAGCGTCAACGACAACAACATCGTACCTTTTAGCTCTGTCTAAGAGATCATGTCGTATATTTCCGGTGCGCTGATCACAAAAAACTTGTGGTATGTTCTCACCGCTGTCTATTAATGAGTTTCTACGCTCAACCCATTTCGCTGAAGTTGCTTGCGGATCTGCATCAACTAGCAAAACATCAAGACCTGATTGTATAAAGCCAACTGTTAAATTTTGTGCAATTGTGGATTTGCCTGGACCGCCTTTGAGCCCACCAACTAAGATAATCATAGATTCCCCCCACACCTAATGTATAAATAATATACATTAAATGTTCATATAATGCACATTCAGTATAAATATAATTCACTTTTAAATTAAATTCAAATTCGTTATGTATTAAATGTGCATGTAAAGTGCATGTAATTGAAATATAGATAGTTTTAGTTTGAATGTAAGTTGCATGTACTTCGAATGTGGATTTGTTAAAAGGTATAAAGTTGACAGTGGCAGCCTCATAGCCCTTGCTATTCGTCAGCTCTCTGCCATTATTATTGGTACTTCAACCTGAAACAAAACTATAAGAAGTATCAATGATGATTACAAAAAAACTTACCAAGCTATCACAAGAACATCCACGCATAACTATTCGAACCCTAGCCACCCTGATGAGCATTAATGACAATGAAGGCTGCTCAGTTTCCGAGCTATCTCAATTCATGGGTGTTAATGAGAAAAACGTGGCAACCACTATCCGTCGTTTGGAAGAGGGGAGGGATTCAGCAGGTAGCGTTAAGCTAATCAAAGTTAAGCAGAATAAAGACGACAAACGCTTTAAGTTGGTTTGGTTGACAGCTAAGGGTAAGGCGTTGTTGAAGAAGTTGTAACTG is a window encoding:
- a CDS encoding MarR family winged helix-turn-helix transcriptional regulator is translated as MMITKKLTKLSQEHPRITIRTLATLMSINDNEGCSVSELSQFMGVNEKNVATTIRRLEEGRDSAGSVKLIKVKQNKDDKRFKLVWLTAKGKALLKKL
- a CDS encoding AAA family ATPase, with product MIILVGGLKGGPGKSTIAQNLTVGFIQSGLDVLLVDADPQATSAKWVERRNSLIDSGENIPQVFCDQRTGNIRHDLLDRAKRYDVVVVDAGGWDSRAFRTALTVANLFYVPFQVSRADLETLPDLCTNIAEAKDYNPTLTSKAIISRAPNIPGGRELKRAKELLGDKDISDYLELSNVVIRELKVFRDALDEGRSVLEMPTNNAKACIQLLLQEIAGHELAA